GAGCATGGCGGACAGGACATCGAGATAGTCGGCGGCCAATCCCTGGAAGCGGGGCGTGCCGTCGGGGGCGCGCACGATGCTTTGGAAGGGCGTCTGGCCGTTGGACACGCCCACGCGCAACACCGGATGGGCGTCCAGGTAGGCCTGTTCGGCCTCGGTCAGCCGGGAGCGGATATCGATGCCTGGCGGCGTCCGGGGCGCGGCCTGGACCGGCGTGCCCCCGAGGCACAGCAGCCACGGCAGCCACAGCAGTATCCCCAGCAGGCGAACAGGGCCGGGCCTGCGGCCTGAGCCGCGCACGGCCGTTGCGGCCAGGGGCCGGGGCTGGACAGGGAGGCGACCAGAGGCGTTCATGTCCGGTCGCCTGGGCGGCTACATGAAGGCGTACGAGGCGTCGCCGTGCTGCCGGCGCACCCGGTCGATGACTGCGGCCCGTTCAGGCGAGGCCTGGCCGGCCGGGCTGGTGGCGCAGACCAGTTCGGCCGGGCTGAACCGATAGCCTTCCAGGATGACGAAACGGCGGCGTTCCCACTTGTTTTTGCATTCGCCAAGGGCCCAGCGAAATTGCGGGTCCTCATGCAGGCGGGCGACAAAGGCCTTGGCACTTTCAAGCGACATAACGTGGTCCTCCCCGAAAAATCAGGGATGGTCTTTGCACGTCGCGCGCCAAACGGGCGTTGGGGCGGTGAATTCCATATATGACAAGTCATTTTAAGCGGTTGCCTATGAATTGTCCGACGCTGTCAGCCGTGACCGTCCAGTCGGGCGATACACTTTTTTATATTGTGGCCAGGGTTGTCGACAAACCTCAAACGCCCGGGGCCTGCGCCGGCGCCAGTCCGCCATGCCTTTGGAGGTGTCCGGACGCAAAGGGTCACTCGGCGTAGTTGCTGTTGCAGTATTTGGTGCACCAGGCGAGTCCGACGCCAATGGTTGGCATGCAGCCGTTGAACTGATTGGGGCCGGTCAGCGCGTTGCTTGTGGCGGCGCAAGCGTCAACGCAGGCTTTACGGGATGTATGTTTGACCGAAATAGCCTGGGAATCGTACGTGTTGCAGATGTTGATGGTGTCGCACGAGTTGCTCCGCCCTCCCTCGGAGGTATAGCAGAAGCCCCGAAATTCCGAATCGGTTACCGGCTTGGGCGTACAGGCGGCGATCAGGCAGACGGCCACGAGACAGCCAGTGGCGAGAAGAATCGGACGCATAGAATTTCTCTGTGGGTTAGAGGGTGCGGGGGGATTCCCGGGCGTTATCCAGGGTCCACACTATACCCGGCCCGTATCTTTTGCCAGAGGGTGCATCCGGTGCGGCAGTGGATTGTGCAAAATCTTGTACCCGCTTTGGCGGCCTGGTTCGGCCGGTACAATATTCTGTACTCCGACGCCGACGCACACGGGGTCTGAGGACATCGGACGCTGTTTTTAACTCACTGGAACATCTTGTTTTTTTACGATTGGAGGAGAGTTTTCCCTATTGGCCCGGCTCTTGCTAAAAAGGAAATATCCTTCCTCTTCAGACACAATTTTAGAAAAAGGACTTCAGGGATGGCGACCCGGAAGTCCTTTTTCATTTGC
The Desulfovibrio sp. TomC genome window above contains:
- a CDS encoding Nif11-like leader peptide family natural product precursor — its product is MSLESAKAFVARLHEDPQFRWALGECKNKWERRRFVILEGYRFSPAELVCATSPAGQASPERAAVIDRVRRQHGDASYAFM